In Mycolicibacterium phocaicum, one DNA window encodes the following:
- a CDS encoding acyl-CoA dehydrogenase family protein, which translates to MTQRVIDKLGDIADQLREQAWEAEKLGQLPDETVKLMKAAGNIKLLQPKEYDGLEVHPREFAETVMATAALDPAAGWINGVVGVHPYQLAYADPKVAAEIWGSDTDTWVASPYAPQGVARPVDGGYIFNGRWQFSSGTDHCEWIFLGAMLGDAEGKPLMPPQMLHMILPRSDYEIVQDSWNVVGLRGTGSKDVIVKDAFVPTYRTMDATKVMDGRAQIEAGMTSPLYLMPWSTMFPLGISSAVIGIAEGALAAALDYQRERVNSSGVAIKDDPYVMYAIGEAAADINAARQELLANVDRIYDMVEAGKEVSFEDRAAGRRTQIRSVWRAVSAVDEIFARCGGNATRMDKPLQRYWRDAHVGQAHAIHVPGTTFHASALSSLGVDPQGPLRGMI; encoded by the coding sequence ATGACCCAGCGGGTTATCGACAAACTCGGTGACATCGCCGACCAGCTTCGCGAACAGGCTTGGGAGGCAGAGAAGTTGGGCCAGCTGCCCGACGAGACCGTGAAGCTGATGAAGGCCGCCGGCAACATCAAGTTGCTGCAGCCCAAGGAATACGACGGCCTGGAGGTGCATCCGCGCGAGTTCGCGGAGACCGTGATGGCGACCGCCGCCCTGGACCCCGCCGCCGGCTGGATCAACGGCGTCGTCGGTGTGCACCCGTACCAGCTGGCCTACGCCGACCCGAAGGTCGCCGCCGAGATCTGGGGATCCGACACCGACACCTGGGTCGCGTCGCCGTACGCGCCGCAGGGCGTGGCGCGGCCCGTCGACGGTGGCTACATCTTCAACGGCCGTTGGCAGTTCAGCTCGGGCACCGACCACTGCGAGTGGATCTTCCTGGGCGCCATGCTCGGTGACGCCGAGGGCAAGCCCCTGATGCCGCCGCAGATGCTGCACATGATCCTGCCCCGCAGCGACTACGAGATCGTCCAGGACTCCTGGAACGTGGTGGGCCTGCGCGGCACCGGCTCCAAGGACGTCATCGTCAAGGACGCCTTCGTGCCCACCTACCGGACCATGGACGCCACGAAGGTGATGGACGGCCGGGCCCAGATCGAGGCCGGCATGACCTCGCCGCTGTACCTGATGCCGTGGTCGACCATGTTCCCGCTGGGCATCTCCTCGGCCGTCATCGGTATCGCCGAAGGCGCCCTGGCGGCCGCTCTCGACTACCAGCGTGAGCGGGTCAACTCCAGCGGCGTGGCCATCAAGGACGACCCGTACGTCATGTACGCCATCGGTGAGGCCGCCGCCGACATCAACGCCGCGCGCCAGGAACTGCTGGCCAACGTCGACCGCATCTACGACATGGTCGAGGCCGGCAAGGAAGTGTCGTTCGAGGACCGCGCCGCCGGCCGGCGCACCCAGATCCGGTCGGTGTGGCGCGCGGTCTCCGCGGTCGACGAGATCTTCGCCCGCTGCGGCGGTAACGCCACCCGCATGGACAAGCCCCTGCAGCGGTACTGGCGCGACGCACACGTCGGCCAGGCGCACGCCATCCATGTTCCCGGCACCACGTTCCACGCCTCGGCGCTGAGCAGCCTCGGCGTCGATCCGCAAGGCCCGCTGCGAGGCATGATCTGA
- the bphC gene encoding biphenyl-2,3-diol 1,2-dioxygenase: MTDLKSLGYVKVQTADIERWRQFAFDVLGFAKGSGPDPDALYLRMDERTARIIVVPGDADRIVTVGWEVRDGAALRRVQATLDGAGVPWKQLSLEEADARRVDEVIAFTDPAGNDVEVFHGAVLDHSPVVTPFGARFVTEGLGLGHVVLPAQDAKGLFTFYTDVLGFLPRGAFRVPAPPEFGPLRVQFLGINERHHSLAICPAATLRDPKLIHLMVEVDTLDAVGQALDRVNRDGFQLSSTLGRHTNDKMVSFYVRSPGDWDIEFGTEGMKVDERYYTAEEITADSYWGHEWMGVPPRAMLP, from the coding sequence GTGACCGATCTGAAGAGCCTGGGCTATGTGAAGGTCCAGACCGCCGATATCGAACGCTGGCGCCAATTCGCCTTCGACGTACTGGGTTTCGCAAAGGGCAGCGGCCCCGACCCCGACGCGCTGTACCTGCGCATGGACGAACGCACCGCGCGCATCATCGTGGTGCCGGGCGACGCCGACCGCATCGTCACCGTCGGCTGGGAGGTCCGCGACGGTGCCGCGCTGCGCCGGGTGCAGGCCACCCTGGACGGCGCCGGTGTGCCGTGGAAGCAGCTGTCCCTCGAGGAGGCCGACGCGCGTCGCGTCGACGAGGTCATCGCGTTCACCGATCCGGCAGGCAACGACGTCGAGGTGTTCCACGGTGCGGTGCTGGATCACAGCCCCGTCGTGACGCCGTTCGGGGCCCGCTTCGTCACCGAGGGTCTGGGCCTGGGCCACGTGGTGCTGCCGGCGCAGGATGCCAAGGGACTGTTCACCTTCTACACCGATGTGCTGGGCTTCCTGCCCCGCGGTGCCTTCCGGGTGCCGGCTCCCCCGGAGTTCGGCCCGTTGCGGGTGCAGTTCCTGGGCATCAACGAGCGGCACCACAGCCTGGCGATCTGCCCGGCCGCGACGCTGCGCGATCCGAAACTGATCCACCTCATGGTCGAGGTCGACACGCTGGACGCCGTCGGGCAGGCGCTCGACCGCGTGAACCGGGATGGCTTCCAGCTGTCGTCCACACTGGGCCGCCACACCAACGACAAGATGGTGTCGTTCTACGTGCGGTCGCCCGGCGACTGGGACATCGAGTTCGGTACCGAGGGCATGAAGGTCGACGAACGGTATTACACCGCAGAGGAAATCACCGCCGACAGCTACTGGGGCCATGAGTGGATGGGCGTTCCGCCGCGGGCGATGCTGCCATGA
- a CDS encoding FAD-dependent oxidoreductase has product MSAALSPVPASSITTWDDEADVVIVGYGIAGAAAAVEASAAGADVLVVERTGGWGGAAAMAGGFIYLGGGTDLQKACGFDDSVENMAAFLKVAMGPGADAARIDDYCAGSVAHYDWLVSCGVPFKPVFWGEPGWEPPSDEGLMFTGGENSFPYNTIATPAPRGHVPQMTDKVAGERSGGYMLMKPLVETAIAQGVRSIYDTEVQSLVTEADGRVVGIVARRYSDTVAIKARRGVVLASGSFAYSDAMVAQYAPRIAGRPAASIEQHDGRAIRMAQALGADLAHMDATEVAFFCDPQQLVRGILVNGYGQRYIAEDTYAGRIGQQTLYYQDNTAYLIIDGDAQEEAMAATSATPFLRRPATWVCETVAELEAEIGLPEGVLQHTVAYYNEHAANGADPLLHKKPQWLRPIGSPVGAIDLRNSTGGFTLGGLLTTLDGRVLHVGGEPIPGLFAAGRTAAGLAAWGYASGVSLGDGSFYGRRAGRSAAQS; this is encoded by the coding sequence ATGAGCGCCGCCCTGTCACCGGTCCCGGCGTCGTCGATCACCACCTGGGATGACGAGGCCGACGTCGTCATCGTCGGCTACGGCATCGCCGGTGCGGCCGCCGCGGTGGAGGCCTCGGCGGCCGGCGCGGACGTCCTGGTCGTCGAGCGCACCGGCGGCTGGGGCGGTGCTGCCGCCATGGCCGGCGGGTTCATCTACCTCGGCGGTGGCACCGACCTCCAAAAGGCCTGTGGCTTCGACGATTCCGTGGAGAACATGGCCGCCTTCCTGAAGGTGGCCATGGGTCCCGGCGCTGACGCGGCACGGATCGACGACTATTGCGCCGGCAGTGTCGCCCACTACGACTGGCTGGTGAGCTGCGGCGTGCCGTTCAAGCCGGTGTTCTGGGGCGAACCGGGCTGGGAGCCGCCGAGCGACGAGGGCCTGATGTTCACGGGCGGCGAAAATTCGTTCCCGTACAACACGATTGCCACTCCCGCGCCGCGCGGTCACGTGCCGCAGATGACCGACAAGGTCGCCGGCGAGCGCAGCGGCGGCTACATGTTGATGAAGCCGCTCGTGGAGACCGCCATCGCGCAGGGCGTCCGGTCGATCTACGACACCGAGGTGCAGTCGCTCGTCACCGAGGCCGACGGCCGGGTGGTCGGCATCGTCGCGCGCCGGTACAGCGACACCGTGGCGATCAAGGCCCGCCGCGGCGTGGTGCTGGCCTCGGGCAGCTTCGCCTACAGCGACGCGATGGTCGCGCAGTACGCGCCCCGCATCGCGGGGCGTCCGGCGGCGAGCATCGAGCAGCATGACGGCCGGGCGATCCGGATGGCGCAGGCGCTCGGCGCCGACCTGGCACACATGGATGCCACCGAGGTGGCGTTCTTCTGCGACCCGCAGCAGCTCGTCCGGGGCATCCTGGTCAACGGCTACGGCCAGCGCTACATCGCCGAGGACACCTATGCCGGACGCATCGGTCAGCAGACGCTGTACTACCAGGACAACACCGCCTACCTGATCATCGACGGCGATGCTCAGGAGGAGGCCATGGCGGCGACCTCGGCGACGCCGTTCCTGCGCCGCCCGGCCACCTGGGTGTGCGAGACGGTCGCCGAGCTCGAAGCGGAGATCGGCCTGCCCGAGGGCGTCCTGCAGCACACCGTCGCCTATTACAACGAGCACGCCGCGAACGGTGCGGACCCGCTGCTGCACAAGAAGCCGCAGTGGCTGCGTCCGATCGGGTCCCCGGTCGGTGCGATCGACCTCCGCAACAGCACCGGCGGCTTCACTCTCGGCGGCCTGCTGACCACGCTGGACGGCCGCGTCCTGCACGTCGGCGGCGAGCCGATTCCCGGACTGTTCGCGGCCGGCCGGACGGCGGCAGGGCTGGCTGCCTGGGGTTATGCCAGCGGCGTGTCCCTGGGCGACGGCAGCTTCTACGGGCGCCGTGCCGGGAGGTCCGCGGCACAGAGCTGA
- a CDS encoding IclR family transcriptional regulator — translation MTAAVESTTPSAVIDRVSLVLDAFDGPGRLTLAQIVRRTGLPRSSAHRMLERLVQLRWLRRNGRDYELGMRLVELGSLAVHQDRMHRAAGPLLHELHRATGLVVHLAVLDGGDVVYLEKVGNGMMTVLPSRVGGRQPAHCTAVGKAILAYNQDAEVDLMSRKTKYSIANRAQLATELAKVRAHGVAFEREESVPGFGCVAAPIGRQGEAVAAVSVCGPMNRMAFEQLTAPVRMTAMGIWRNAEDSRVAPTLQPMRPLRMGPALQYA, via the coding sequence ATGACAGCAGCAGTCGAATCCACCACCCCCAGCGCGGTCATCGACCGGGTATCGCTGGTCCTGGACGCGTTCGACGGCCCCGGCCGCCTGACCCTGGCGCAGATCGTGCGCCGCACAGGGCTGCCCCGGTCCTCCGCCCACCGGATGCTGGAGCGTCTGGTGCAGCTGCGCTGGCTGCGCCGCAACGGCCGCGACTACGAACTGGGGATGCGTCTCGTGGAGCTCGGCTCGCTGGCCGTGCACCAGGACCGCATGCACCGTGCCGCCGGCCCGCTGCTACACGAACTGCACCGCGCCACCGGCCTCGTCGTGCACCTCGCCGTGCTCGACGGCGGCGACGTCGTCTACCTGGAGAAGGTGGGCAACGGCATGATGACCGTGTTGCCGTCGCGCGTGGGTGGCCGTCAACCGGCGCACTGTACTGCCGTCGGCAAGGCCATCCTGGCCTACAACCAGGACGCCGAAGTCGACCTCATGAGCCGCAAGACCAAGTACTCGATCGCCAACCGTGCCCAGCTCGCCACCGAGCTGGCCAAGGTCCGCGCCCACGGCGTCGCCTTCGAGCGCGAAGAGTCGGTGCCCGGATTCGGTTGCGTCGCAGCGCCGATCGGCCGCCAGGGTGAGGCCGTCGCCGCCGTCTCGGTGTGTGGTCCAATGAACCGCATGGCCTTCGAACAGTTGACCGCCCCGGTGCGCATGACCGCCATGGGCATCTGGCGCAACGCCGAGGATTCCCGCGTGGCACCGACGCTGCAGCCGATGCGCCCCCTGCGCATGGGCCCGGCGCTGCAGTACGCGTGA
- a CDS encoding alpha/beta hydrolase, producing MSLDPQIAGLLEALNGGFPDLPNMTGAQARAAIRARFVGPAEPEAVGSVTNTEVDGIGVRIYRPASDGPLPIFVFAHGGGFVFCDLDSHDGLCRSFANSIPAAVVSVDYRLAPEHQWPAAAEDVYAVTQWAAAHAAELGGDPTKLIVGGDSAGGNLAAVTALMTRDRGGAPLAAQVLLYPVLTADFTYGSYHEFRTGYYNTTAAMQWYWDQYVPNTTDRENPYAAPLSASVEGVAPAVLVVTGYDPMRDEALAYAEALREADVPVAELYYGAIHGFLTMPVLDIAHRARRDVADAVTKLLAD from the coding sequence GTGAGTCTCGACCCACAGATCGCCGGCCTCCTCGAGGCACTCAACGGCGGCTTCCCCGACCTGCCGAACATGACCGGCGCGCAAGCGCGCGCCGCCATCCGCGCGCGGTTCGTCGGACCTGCCGAACCCGAAGCGGTCGGCTCCGTCACCAATACGGAGGTCGACGGCATCGGAGTGCGGATCTACCGGCCCGCGTCCGATGGTCCCCTCCCGATCTTCGTGTTCGCGCACGGCGGCGGCTTCGTCTTCTGCGATCTGGACTCGCACGACGGACTCTGCCGCAGTTTCGCGAATTCGATTCCCGCCGCCGTGGTTTCGGTCGACTATCGGCTCGCGCCCGAGCATCAGTGGCCCGCGGCAGCCGAAGACGTCTATGCGGTGACGCAGTGGGCCGCCGCCCACGCCGCCGAACTCGGCGGCGACCCGACCAAGCTCATCGTCGGCGGCGACAGCGCCGGCGGCAACCTCGCCGCCGTCACCGCCCTGATGACGCGCGACCGCGGCGGTGCCCCGCTGGCCGCGCAGGTACTGCTCTACCCCGTGCTGACCGCTGACTTCACCTATGGCTCGTACCACGAGTTCCGCACCGGCTACTACAACACCACCGCGGCCATGCAGTGGTACTGGGACCAGTACGTCCCCAACACCACCGACCGCGAAAACCCCTATGCCGCACCGCTGTCCGCGTCCGTCGAGGGCGTTGCCCCGGCCGTGCTGGTGGTCACCGGCTACGACCCGATGCGCGACGAGGCCCTGGCCTACGCCGAAGCACTGCGCGAGGCCGACGTTCCGGTGGCCGAACTGTACTACGGCGCCATCCACGGCTTCCTGACCATGCCGGTGCTCGACATCGCACACCGTGCCCGCCGTGACGTGGCCGACGCGGTCACCAAGCTGCTCGCCGACTAG
- a CDS encoding SDR family oxidoreductase: protein MGTYAVTGSASGMGYQAAEQLRAQGHTVVGVDLKDADVIADLSTADGRRTAATRVLELAEGKLDGAVLAAGIGPGAGADRARLIAQINYLGTVELLTAWRPALAAAGNAKVVALGSNSSTTVPAVPRRAIKALLAGDADRAARAVRFFGGGASALMYAASKIAVARWVRQTAVTADWAGRGIRLNVLAPGAIMTPLLQAQLDSPREGKAVRAFPIPTGSFGDPVHLANWITFMLSDSADFLCGSVIFVDGGTDAYFRPDGWPKGVPLRGIPRYVWRHRRFAKTR, encoded by the coding sequence ATCGGCACCTACGCTGTGACCGGTTCGGCATCCGGCATGGGCTACCAGGCGGCGGAACAATTACGCGCGCAGGGCCATACGGTCGTCGGCGTCGACCTCAAGGACGCCGACGTCATCGCGGACCTGTCGACCGCCGACGGCCGGCGCACCGCCGCCACCCGGGTGCTGGAACTGGCCGAGGGCAAGCTCGACGGTGCCGTGCTGGCCGCGGGGATCGGCCCCGGTGCCGGCGCCGACCGGGCCCGCTTGATCGCCCAGATCAACTACCTGGGCACGGTTGAGCTCCTGACCGCCTGGCGCCCGGCACTCGCCGCCGCCGGTAATGCGAAAGTCGTTGCGCTGGGCAGCAACTCCAGCACCACGGTGCCCGCTGTCCCCCGCCGCGCCATCAAGGCGCTGCTGGCCGGTGACGCCGACCGCGCCGCCCGGGCGGTGCGGTTCTTCGGCGGCGGCGCCTCGGCACTGATGTATGCCGCGTCCAAGATCGCGGTGGCCCGCTGGGTCCGGCAGACCGCGGTGACGGCCGACTGGGCCGGCCGTGGCATCCGGCTGAATGTCCTGGCGCCAGGGGCCATCATGACCCCGCTGCTGCAGGCGCAGCTCGATTCGCCGCGTGAGGGCAAGGCCGTGCGCGCCTTCCCGATCCCGACCGGCAGCTTCGGCGATCCCGTGCACCTCGCGAACTGGATCACCTTCATGCTGTCCGACTCGGCCGACTTCCTGTGCGGCAGCGTCATTTTCGTCGACGGCGGCACCGACGCCTACTTCCGGCCCGACGGCTGGCCCAAGGGTGTCCCCCTGCGCGGCATTCCGCGGTACGTGTGGCGGCACCGCCGGTTCGCCAAGACCCGCTAG
- a CDS encoding AraC family transcriptional regulator encodes MDALAGLLEGPRARGAFLMRSLLDPPWSLRVQDQAPLTIVVVARGSAIVLPDGAAGRRLEAGDIAICRGPDCYTVADDAATAPEVVVHPGQITTTIDGEPLCEALSLGIRSWGTRPDAETLLITGAYEEVGAVCRRLLAALPQLVVVRRGEINSMLVDLLLQEMSRDEPAQGAVLDRMLDLLTIAALRSWFSREDAPAWYRAYRDPQVGTALRLIENNPAHPWTVGALAAEVGLSRAALARRFTQLVGEPPMALLTEIRLALAVDLLRGSDATIEAVAGRVGYGTAFALSTAIKRRYGMSPKAIRAASP; translated from the coding sequence GTGGATGCCCTGGCCGGGTTGTTGGAGGGGCCACGTGCGCGTGGTGCATTTCTCATGCGGTCGTTGCTCGACCCGCCGTGGTCGCTGCGGGTGCAGGACCAGGCTCCGCTCACCATCGTCGTGGTGGCCCGCGGTTCGGCGATCGTCCTCCCGGATGGTGCCGCAGGGCGGCGACTCGAGGCGGGCGACATCGCGATCTGCCGCGGGCCCGACTGCTATACCGTCGCCGATGACGCGGCGACCGCGCCCGAAGTCGTCGTACACCCGGGGCAGATCACGACGACCATCGACGGTGAACCACTGTGCGAGGCACTGAGTCTGGGCATCCGGAGCTGGGGCACCCGCCCCGACGCGGAGACCTTGTTGATCACCGGAGCCTACGAAGAGGTGGGCGCGGTGTGCCGGCGGCTACTCGCCGCGCTGCCGCAGTTGGTGGTGGTCCGGCGGGGCGAGATCAACAGCATGCTGGTCGATCTGCTGCTCCAAGAGATGTCGCGCGATGAGCCGGCCCAGGGTGCGGTGCTCGACCGCATGCTCGATCTGCTCACCATTGCCGCGTTGCGCAGTTGGTTCTCCCGTGAAGACGCGCCGGCCTGGTATCGCGCCTACCGAGATCCCCAGGTGGGCACGGCGCTTCGGCTCATCGAGAACAATCCGGCGCATCCCTGGACCGTCGGGGCGCTGGCCGCCGAGGTGGGGTTGTCCCGAGCGGCACTGGCGCGGCGATTCACCCAACTCGTCGGGGAGCCGCCGATGGCACTGCTGACCGAGATTCGGCTGGCGCTGGCCGTCGACCTGCTGCGCGGATCCGATGCCACCATCGAGGCCGTCGCGGGCCGCGTGGGCTACGGCACCGCCTTCGCGCTGAGCACCGCGATCAAGCGCCGCTACGGCATGAGCCCCAAGGCGATTCGCGCCGCGTCCCCCTAG
- a CDS encoding anthrone oxygenase family protein — MTFTKLPQPLGTTALIVALLSSGLLAGLYYAYAVSVMPALGAFDDRTFIDVMNKINVVIVNPPFLLTFLGSVGFTALAGACYLRPGARPVLIWIGIGLALNIASLVITSVVNVPLNDKLATAAGSTSTADLASLRAQFESSWLRWNMIRALANTAATGVLGWTLAMPVRG; from the coding sequence ATGACCTTCACCAAGCTCCCCCAGCCGCTCGGCACGACGGCGCTCATCGTCGCTCTGCTGTCCTCCGGACTGCTCGCCGGCCTCTACTACGCGTACGCGGTGTCGGTGATGCCCGCGCTCGGCGCGTTCGACGACCGGACCTTCATCGACGTCATGAACAAGATCAACGTCGTCATCGTCAATCCGCCGTTCCTGCTGACCTTCCTGGGATCGGTCGGCTTCACCGCGCTGGCCGGCGCCTGCTACCTCAGACCCGGCGCCCGCCCGGTCCTGATCTGGATCGGTATCGGGTTGGCCCTCAACATCGCCAGCCTCGTCATCACGTCGGTGGTCAACGTGCCGCTGAACGACAAACTCGCCACGGCGGCCGGATCGACCAGTACCGCCGACCTCGCCTCGCTCCGCGCGCAGTTCGAGTCGTCGTGGTTGCGCTGGAACATGATCCGCGCACTGGCCAACACCGCGGCCACCGGCGTCCTGGGCTGGACGCTTGCGATGCCGGTCCGCGGTTGA
- a CDS encoding amino acid permease: MSSELKASDAQLAKGLRRRHLNLIALGGVIGAGLFVGSGVVIGSAGPAAIVSFLIAGIITLLIMRMLAEMAVAQPVVGSFYVYARQALGRRGGFVTGWMYWYFFVIVVAVEAVAGGRILHLWLPAVPLWVLSLGLMLALTASNLVSARSFGEFEYWFSSVKVIAIVVFLGMGALWITGLWPHSTPGLANLIDNGGFAPLGWGAVLAAVVPCVAFYTGAEIVTIAAAESDEPERAVTRAMKSIVFRIIGFYVGSILVVVAIQPWNTKSVSISPYASVLTVLGIPGVATIMNFIVLTAVLSCLNSALYTTSRMLFALTTSGDAPRFFTKLSPSGVPRRAILLGTAVGYASVAATYVWGDVVFNFLINSYGAVALFVYLIIAISQVVLRRRIERSAPSTLKLKMWLFPWLSYATIALMATVILAMAFLPDTRSQFLMSGVTLAVILVSFEVVRRRPSPAAEPATPVAVTAPQGY, translated from the coding sequence GTGAGTTCGGAGCTCAAGGCCAGTGATGCGCAACTGGCGAAAGGCCTGCGGCGCAGGCATTTGAACCTGATCGCGCTCGGCGGGGTGATCGGCGCCGGGTTGTTCGTCGGCAGCGGCGTCGTGATCGGCAGTGCCGGACCCGCGGCCATCGTGTCGTTCCTGATCGCCGGCATCATCACCCTGCTGATCATGCGGATGCTCGCCGAGATGGCAGTGGCGCAACCGGTGGTCGGCTCGTTCTATGTCTACGCCCGGCAGGCGCTGGGACGCCGTGGCGGTTTCGTCACGGGCTGGATGTACTGGTACTTCTTCGTCATCGTGGTCGCCGTCGAAGCCGTTGCGGGCGGACGCATCCTGCATCTGTGGCTGCCCGCGGTGCCGCTGTGGGTGCTCAGCCTCGGCTTGATGCTGGCCCTGACCGCGAGCAACCTGGTGTCGGCACGCTCGTTCGGCGAATTCGAGTACTGGTTCTCGTCGGTGAAAGTCATTGCCATCGTGGTGTTCCTGGGCATGGGTGCACTGTGGATCACCGGACTGTGGCCGCACTCCACACCCGGGCTGGCCAATCTGATCGACAACGGGGGCTTCGCGCCGCTCGGCTGGGGCGCGGTGCTGGCGGCCGTGGTCCCCTGCGTCGCGTTCTATACGGGCGCCGAGATCGTCACCATCGCCGCCGCCGAATCAGACGAGCCCGAGCGCGCGGTGACGCGCGCGATGAAGTCGATCGTGTTCCGCATCATCGGGTTCTACGTCGGATCGATCCTCGTGGTGGTGGCCATCCAGCCGTGGAACACCAAGAGCGTGAGCATCAGCCCCTATGCCTCGGTGCTCACCGTGCTGGGCATCCCGGGCGTCGCCACGATCATGAACTTCATCGTGCTGACCGCGGTGCTGTCCTGCCTCAACTCGGCGCTGTACACGACCTCACGAATGCTGTTCGCGCTCACCACCTCTGGCGACGCGCCCCGGTTCTTCACCAAGCTGTCCCCCAGCGGCGTCCCGCGCCGCGCGATCCTGCTGGGCACCGCGGTCGGCTACGCCTCGGTTGCCGCGACCTACGTGTGGGGCGACGTGGTGTTCAACTTCCTGATCAACTCCTACGGCGCCGTCGCACTGTTCGTCTACCTGATCATCGCGATATCGCAGGTTGTCCTGCGGCGCCGGATCGAGCGGTCGGCGCCGAGCACGCTGAAGCTGAAGATGTGGCTTTTCCCGTGGCTGAGCTACGCCACCATCGCCCTGATGGCGACGGTCATCCTGGCGATGGCGTTCCTGCCCGACACCCGATCCCAGTTCCTGATGAGTGGCGTCACCCTGGCCGTCATCCTCGTCTCCTTCGAGGTGGTCCGGCGACGCCCGTCACCGGCGGCCGAGCCCGCGACGCCGGTTGCGGTCACGGCGCCGCAAGGATACTGA
- a CDS encoding TetR/AcrR family transcriptional regulator, whose translation MRNTEDDDARQRFVDALATLIAERGYAATSVVDIVRVAQASKTTFYLYFANKQECYLALLASVTDDLVADIRQAVDSDAHWHNQIRQMFTAYIAHLTARPAISLSWIRDLPALGAAARPIQRRNFAELAALLGELASNPGFQRAGLPPITKPKAVMLLAGVRELAAQTAEDDLDIESVIGPATDIAISILAAP comes from the coding sequence ATGCGCAACACGGAGGATGACGACGCCCGTCAGCGATTCGTGGACGCCCTCGCCACGTTGATTGCCGAACGCGGGTACGCCGCGACGTCCGTCGTCGACATCGTGCGGGTGGCCCAGGCCTCCAAGACCACCTTCTACCTGTATTTCGCGAACAAGCAGGAGTGCTACCTGGCGCTGCTGGCCTCGGTGACCGACGATCTGGTCGCCGACATCCGGCAGGCCGTCGACTCAGATGCGCACTGGCACAATCAGATTCGCCAAATGTTCACGGCGTACATCGCGCATCTCACTGCGCGCCCGGCGATTTCGCTGAGCTGGATCCGCGACCTGCCCGCGCTGGGCGCGGCCGCCCGTCCGATTCAGCGGCGCAATTTCGCCGAACTCGCCGCGCTGCTGGGCGAACTCGCATCCAACCCGGGATTTCAGCGTGCCGGTCTGCCGCCGATCACCAAGCCCAAAGCCGTGATGCTGCTGGCCGGTGTGCGCGAGCTGGCCGCCCAGACCGCCGAGGACGACCTGGACATCGAAAGCGTCATCGGCCCGGCTACCGATATCGCGATCAGTATCCTTGCGGCGCCGTGA
- a CDS encoding SMP-30/gluconolactonase/LRE family protein, which yields MSTLAIVDINDPSHIRTVNLGLFGLFGFPDDLTVGPDGLIYLAMDGGDIVRVDPDRHAACILASGMFGSTSVRFGAGTGWDPQALYSTDLFGTVRKLTPTAG from the coding sequence GTGAGCACCCTCGCCATCGTGGACATCAACGACCCCAGCCACATCCGCACCGTCAACCTCGGGCTGTTCGGGCTGTTCGGATTCCCCGACGACCTCACGGTCGGGCCGGACGGCCTCATCTACCTGGCGATGGACGGCGGCGACATCGTCCGCGTCGACCCCGACCGGCACGCCGCGTGCATTCTGGCCTCGGGGATGTTCGGCAGCACCTCGGTGCGCTTCGGCGCGGGCACCGGCTGGGACCCACAGGCGTTGTACAGCACCGACCTCTTCGGCACCGTCCGCAAGCTGACGCCGACCGCCGGTTGA